DNA from Chrysemys picta bellii isolate R12L10 chromosome 13, ASM1138683v2, whole genome shotgun sequence:
AGCATGAATGCTGTTGCGACCTGAAGAGAAAGAACACACACATTAGGCTACCACCACTACACGTTTCAGCTCTGTTTAAACTTTGGAAGCAAGATATTGGGTCCAGATTTTTGAAGGTGCATAAGCCCAGCACCCAGTGCACATGCAAGCTGTAATTTGCAGGCACGTAGACAACCCATTAGCACCTGTTTGAGGCGAGAGGGAGACGGGGTTCTTCAAATAGGTCCCTTTGATCAGGGAGAAAGTTGTTAAATCCTGAATGCAAAAAGCTCAGACACAGCATTTGCTATGCTAGCTTTACACTTCATATACTAGTGCTGAACAGTCTGTTCCATGGTTTATCAGCATTGAAGTGTCTGGTTTAGAGAGCTAATTAATAACTTTAGGACAAAATGCAAGATCCTGAGCACAACtaccattgaagtaaatgggatgagTGTGTGATCACTAGGCAGCCGGAGGCTACAACTTGAAAACTTATCCATTCTGTGTGTATGACTTTACCTTCAAATGGGAATTTGAAATTAGGAAGGAGATTTTCAGTGGCTTGCAGAGCAAAAAGCACCCATGTTCCTTTTGAAAAGGAACCAAACCAGCAGGATAAGTGTCTTACTCCCACTGGTCTGCTGAGGAGCTCCCCTCTAGAAGGATTTGTTAGTTGGGGGACTGCAGCTACTGGTTATAACTCACCATACTCTCCATTTGGGAAGTGTAACCCAGGTTCTTCTTTGATGACCTTTCGACCAATATTGCCATAAGTTAGATCCAAAGCGCCAGCCCCTTCCATCTCTGCAAGATGGTTTTCAGGGCCCTCAGCTTTATTTCCCATGCCAGCATCTTCCTGGCTATTGAAACCTGGTGACTTTGACCTAATGCTTTCAGATTGGCTATTGGTTGGGGACAATGCCTGGAATGAAGCAGATTCAGAGGCAGCAGGACTCCTGCCATTTTGATAATCTGGATCACCTGCCACAGAGGAAGAATCATTCGTCATGCCATCACTTTCTGCCGAGCCATTGTCACTAGACTTCAGGCTGCTTTGCCGTTGCAAGTTCAAAGCTGAATTTACCATTTTCATTTGGTTCTCCAGAGCTGCAATCCCAGAAAATGCTGTGCCTGGAGATTCTGACTGTGCATCATATGGAATTGGTGGTTTCAAAGAGCTGCTAGGGCCATCCTGAGAGTCTAGGTCTTCTTCCATCTCTATGCTTTCCATGTTCTCACCTGGGCGAGTCAGGTCTCCATTCTTCTCGGTCACAGTAGGATCCACATCAGTATTATCACAAGTGTTTTCCGGCATAGGTGTATTGGGAATTTGTCCCCCCATATGCATGCGAATATGCTGCTGCAATACAACTGCATTTGTAAACTTCTTCTGACAAATTGGACAGGAATGTTGCATCTTTAGGGGGGTGTTTGCCCGGTGGACACCATAATGAGTCTTAAGGTTACCTTTTGTTGAGAAGGCACGGCCACAAATTTTACACTTGAATGGCCTTTCTCCAGTGTGAGTACGGTAATGCATTTTGAGTGAACTCTGGCAGCTCAGCACTCTGTGACAGATGAGGCACTCATTGGGGTCTGTTGTGGACTTGTCAATATTCTCAACCAATTGCTGTAGCTTAGATGTTTCTGAACCTTGCTCACTTGCTCCGCTTACATGGAAGACACTCACACTGCAGCTAGCTTGCGGAGAGCTCAGGCTCTGCTCAGTTCCCGACTCATGACTCGCTGCTCCTGATGAGGAAGAACCACCTTCGCTTTCTGGAGAAGGCCTTGGCTGCATGTCACTTGAAAACGTGTTGGCAAGAGACTCCTTGATGCATGCTAGATTGGAGATATTCTGAGGCAAGCCAGTGCCTACTGAGGTAGGCAGTGATGTCAGAATAGGCTTGCTGTCCACAATTAGGTTAGACTCATCCAGTGGTACAGACATCCCATATGGGATTCCACTGCTAGTGGGCACATTGTCCAGATGCTCAGGTACTGGATAGGGATTCATTTTAATGTGAGGGTACTTATCTTTATGACGCTGAAAATGCACTTTAAGGTTTCCTTTGGTTGTAAATCTGTTACCGCAAATGTTACACTTGTAGGGTCTTTCACCAGTGTGGGAGCGGAGGTGTATCTGCAAAGCACTATCGTTGCCGAAGACCTTGCCGCAGAACTTGCACTTATGTTTAAAGAAAGGTTCTTCAGCATTTGGTTTGCTTTCAGACACGCTGATATTGGGGGGcttccctttccctttctttgAGGGATCAATCACTGAAGAAACTGCAGAGAGTGGATTTTGGAAGATGACAGAGCTGGATGATTGAGGTAGTAAAGGGTTTGGAAAACGAGACATAGAACTTGGGAGGCTTCTGTTTGCTTCAGGCTTCagggagaaggaagaagaaagccCACTGGCTACCGAGCCAGCAGTTGGAATGACCATGTTAGAATGAGGTAGTTTTCCATGCTTCAAGGATTCCAGTGATAGGCTTTGGCTTCCAGCTTTTTGTCCAATTAAAGCAACAGCAGCAGACAGTTGCTGAGACATCTGAGCACCCAAAGCTTTTAGTGGATCAGTAGCAGCTACTATTGAAGGATGTAGGGCATGAGGAGCCATCATGGCAATTTGGATGCGGATTTGCTCTGTGAGCTGAATTTGCtggagttgctgctgctgcaagcacACGAGCTGTTCGAGGATCATTGGAATAGCATTAAAACTGGCTGCTGAGGAAGAGATGGTGTCAGAGGTACGCTGATTCACAGCCACTTTAGTGCCACGTATTGTCTGCAAAGTCACATTAGTGTTTGGTACTTTGGATTTTGGTAAATAGCTTAGCCCATGAGTTGCAGTAGGTTCTGTTTTTAGATACATTCCTCCCACTACTTCAGTCTCAActttcccctctctcttctccacAGAACCAGTGCAACTCTTTGACTGACTGTCCTTGGCTGCCTGGCTATCCTGTCGATCATTTGGAAAGCTCTCTGTAGAGGCTCCAGGGAAGTCTTCAGGGGGTATTGTTCCTTCACTATCATTCATGATTAGGACAGGTGGATTTTTAGTGCAATTTTTCTTATGCTCAAGAAATTCAGAGAGATCAAAGAACTCTGCACAACATTTCTCACAGATGTTGGTTTCCTCTGTTCGGCACCTTTTGGAACTCATTTCACCATCTCCATCACCTGGGGCGTTTTGTGGACTCCCTAAGTGGGGAGAAAAATAGAAAAGTCAAATATTCCCTATGTATACATAGATCTAgaacagaggtcggcaacctttcagaaggggtgtgccgagtcttcatttattcactctgacttaaggtttcacgtgccagtaatacattttaatgtttttagaaggtctctttctataagtctataatatataactaaactattgtatgtaaagtaaataaagttttaaaaatgtttaagaagcttcatttaaaattaaattaaaacgcagagccccccagactggtggccaggacccaggcagtgtgagtgccactaaaaatcaactcgcgtgctgccttcggcacacgtgccataggttgtctacccctgatctagaacaTGGGTAAGTTTTTTCCAGGTTAAGGCTGTAAGTAAGCCAAAAATTTGAAAGATATAAATGCAAGATAATGGGATCTTAGACACATGGACCAAATGCAAACCTTGGAGACACAATTCTAAAGTCCTACCCCACCTCTGCTACTGATTCACTTTGTagcttgctcaaagtcacactaCATCTCTATTCATTTGTCTGTAAAGGTGGTATACTTTCCTACCCTCAGCCTTGTGAGGGAAAGAGGAATGGTGTTTTCCCCATTTGAATTAGGAGGTAACTAGTTCACTACAAGTCTCTTTACACATGTAAAAATAGAAATGAGTGTTCTAACTACTCAAAAGGCAAGAAAGTGATGGAGGGCATAGAGGATTGTTTACttcatatttaaaatgtataattaaGTTATTTAGAGGGTCAATGGCCAAATTCTAGCAAAGCCATATGAAGCTGTGAATCACTAGAGTTAACACATCGTTCCATTTGATAAAGATTCCATTGAAGCACATAACCATTGCAGATAGAAACAATGAAACTGCAATTATTCTCCCATATTACAGTATATTAGGTAGCTTATGAAAGGGGTTGATAGAATGAATAAGCCTGGTGTTATAGTCCATATACTAAAAATCAATGAAGAACTAACCATGTTAAGTAGATTACAGCTCTTCTAATAAGACTTTTGAAACCACTTCCTTTCAAGTAAATCAGACTGTATAAACACAAGAAACCTTTGTGTGAATACTAGTTTGTTTAATGTAATGCTACTTTTAAAGGACTAATAAAGCCTACATTTTTAATAGTCATGTGGAACAACGTTAAAGCTTCATCTTGTTCTAAGAAAGAGCATAATGacgttctttaaaaaaaaaaaaaaaaaaaaaaaagcaaaaatatacTCTTTTAGCAGTCGGCACATACCAGGAGTTGCCAAACTGCAGCTCTTTTATAGTTAAAGCATGgctcacagagcctgcaccctcgcccctcccattctccacctaccagactggggggcaAGCGctgggcttctgccctgcagtggggtgttggggctaggggcttctgcacagtggggagggggctagGGGTTTCTGCCCTCCAGGAGGtacctgctggggctcagggcttccgCCCCGCTCTTGTTAAAACCCTGAGCACCAGCAGATACCTCCCaaagggctgaagccctgagccctacCACCctactgcagggcagaagcctggAGCTGGTGCacctggctctcaaacttctgaagatcaTCATATGTGGCTCGGAGGATCAGAGAGTgtaggccaggggtggccaaaccttAATAGAAAGGGGAAAAAGTATAATAATTTATTGCCTGGAGTCAAAACTGTTAATTTAACACTTAGAGATCTAGAGTGGGCAACTCACTACAAGATggatttgcagtgttgttggaaCTATGCTGGCCTCAGATCAttggtgagacaaggtgggtgttcAGTGTCAAATTCTTTCGACTTTTACGACAACTCTCAGGAGATTTGgcatatgcagtgtagttgtagccgtgttgatcccgggatattagagacacaaggtggggaggtaatatcttgtattggacaaacttctgttggtgaaagagacaagcttttgagctagaCAGAACTCttttcccaccttgtctctgtacaAGGTGGATTGCAAGATAAGCATTCTACTGTGAACTACACTCACTTTGGGATTTATGCAACAGCACTTGCCTGTCAGACATAGTCtgtggggagcaggaagcagaaagATTATGTTTTGTAAATTAGACAAGAACCCAAGTGTAACCACTTCCCCCTTCAATGTGCCAAAAGCTGAAGAGGAATTTTCCTGTTTTTCCAGACTTTTTATGTAGTTTGGGGGGTAGGGGAACCAGaagttttaaaaattctgcagaaaGATTTGAGAGGAAATTTTTACCTTGGTCTGAAAAAGGTGACCAAATGACCCTGATTTAGAGCCTTAAGCTCCTTAGGTCAGCGGACACCCAGGGGCCACTCATCATCAACTCACTATTGATGAGTTATGTCACATTTATTATCCCAACTTTAACAAGAGATCCCACAGTAATCGTATATGTCCATCAGTTGTGTTTTCACCTCAGAAGGCTGCAGCCCTATTTTATTCGTTAACAAGTTCCCCTTTCCTGCCACCACCTATACACACAGCATTCAAGACATTCTATCTTCTTCCAGGAAACTATAAAGTGCCCTCTGGCCACACACTGTGTGACCCTTTGATCATAGAGGCACTTTGTTTGAGTTCCATCTTTATAGGTCAATGGTGTGGAGGCCTGACACACtatggcttcagtgggagttcagggtgttcagcacctcacaaGATCAGGTCCAATAATGCCAATAACCCAGGGAGCTGAGTTATTTCAGTAGTATCAGACGCTGCATTTTTATTAACTAGACTATAGAGTAAATGGTTATGATCATCAGATATTGTTAGAAGCTTAATTTTCCAGCTTACTTTAAAAAGAGTTCAACTACAAAATAATTACAGCCCCTATACTAGAGATACACATGTTACCAGGCTGCACAGCGTGCATCTTGTGCATGCAAGTAGAGGATTTGCATGGACAGACATTTTTGCACCTACAACTCAGGTGAGTTTATATAGTTTGGGCCAGAATAATTTCATGGGGGAGGATATGGCAAACCTTGACATTTGGCTCGAGTAacagagtcacacacacacacacacacacacacacacacacacacacacacacacacacacacacttttctcagCAATGAAAATGCAAAAAATTGTTTAGTGTTGAAATTTGTAGTTGCCCACAGAATGAAAGGCTTTGAAGGAGTTTCCTTAAGATAGGTCAGGTTAAGAAAAATTCACAGCAACATTATAGTGGAGAGAGATATAATCTCTGCCTTACAATAGCTACCAAAACAAGGCCTGTATAAGAGCAACTAAAGTAATATGTGCCTCAGCGTAAGGGGGCTGAAGGGGCATATAGACTAGGAGATGACCTCTTGggtgccttccagccctacatttctgattaGCAGAACTGCACATCAaacactgaggccaggtctacactacagacctacaTTGGTATAATAATGTcccttaggggtgtgaaaaatccacacccctgagtgacagttataccaacctaatcccCCATCTAGACAGCACTACGTTAACAGGAGAAGCAGCTActgcctctctgggaggtggattaactaccctGAGGGAAGAGTTCCTGTTAGTACAGAAGTGTCTTCATTTAAGCAGTACAGCCGCACAATTGCATCAATGCAGCATTAAGTGTAAATCTGCCCTGAAATACACAACACAgagcccccccccaaagaaaaaacaaaccaccacacAAAGcatccccccattccctcccccgaGCAACTCTcttaaatcattttttaaacctAGTGATATATAGCCAGGCAGTCCCCTAAGCAAAAGGTAAAGTGCTAGATCACGGTGACAAACTCTCAGTGCTGCACCCAATACATACAAATCGGCActccaaaataagaaataaaccacTGTAGCTAAAAacccatttttcattgaaaaaaaaatttcactcgGAAATAGAAGTCTCCTAAAATAGTATACGAGGCCCAACTTGATTCAGGACTCAGTCAACAGAAATGGACCAACTGAGGTCAAACATGGAAAttttaggagtacttgtggcaccttagagattaacaaatttatttgagcataagctttcgtgggctcaaataaatttgttagtcgctaaggtgccacaagtactcctgttctttttgcggatacagactaacacggctgctactctgaaacatggaaATTTTAAAACTCCATAAAGTGGGCATTTAGTTCTACCCTTATCAATGATGAGGGAGAGTAAAACTGAGGTTGTGTTTGTTAATTACAAAAAAACCCTACTTTCCTTCCTGGAACTTTAAGGTGCATGCTGACTCAAAAGGCTTTTTaggctcaggccttggctactcTCGCAGATTCATAGCACtgctgtggcagcgctgtgaagcgcgagtgtagtcgtgccgccagcgctgcgagagagctctctcgcatcactgcaagtactccacttctctaaggggaatagcttgcagtgctgcaggtgctgattacactggcgctttacagcgctgcactcggggggaggggggggatgttttttcacacccctgagcgaagcaagtgcagtgctgtgaattgccagtgtagccaaggcctcaaagTTTCACAGGAACGAACTCACTCCCATCCAATACATAACCCACACAATTGCAGGTTAAAAACAACACAACCTTTGTTCCAAATACTTGCAAATTTGGGATTAAGGCAGTGAGGTTTTTGTTCTGCCTTCAAAAAAACagaacacctcccccccacccccccaaaaaagcctcaAAGTTATACTGATTTAACTCTACTGGTTTAGAAAGATAAATTTGAATGGGAGTATCCCCCTTGTATTGATAGTAGACTCATTTTGGCAGATGAGTGCCTTGCATCAATTGAAATTAAACTGGTAAACGATAAGAACCTATGGGCCTAATCTGTAAACCCCCTCACACATATCCCAAAAGGTGGAACAAAAACATTGAGATCacaaatttttttcacaaaatgggaGATCTCGgtttctggccagccctagttAGCATCCCTCCCGTAGCCATCTGATATTCTTGTTGTCCCATATTGTTCATTTGTTTCCCTATTTTTGACAATTTCACATTTCACTGGGTCTCAAAAGATCTGAATTCAATTCCCAATATAGACTCCTGTGTAACCCTGGGAAAAATAGTGAAGCACAGCTTCCCATCCCGCCCTGCCCCCCAATCTCCTCCTAACTGTGAAACTGAGAATACTTctctgcctcacaggggcagagggttgagtaTAAATGAATCAATATTGGCAAGTTGCGGGACATAATGTCTTtttttggaccatcttctgttggggagagagagagagagagatcagcttTTGAGCTCACACAaagctcttctccaggtctgggaaacttagggctagtctacactaacaatgctaaagcgctgccgtggtGGCAGTGCTTGTGCCTTGTGTGGTCCCTGCGCAGTGCTGGGagagcactccccccccccccttttttaatttaaaaaacacacaccacaccCCGCCCCACGAGGAGCATAGCacccagcactggggcactgtttacattggcgctttacagtgcaACAATTTCTGCACTATG
Protein-coding regions in this window:
- the SALL4 gene encoding sal-like protein 4 isoform X1, yielding MSRRKQAKPQHINSEEEPPDAASGKAQRSPQNAPGDGDGEMSSKRCRTEETNICEKCCAEFFDLSEFLEHKKNCTKNPPVLIMNDSEGTIPPEDFPGASTESFPNDRQDSQAAKDSQSKSCTGSVEKREGKVETEVVGGMYLKTEPTATHGLSYLPKSKVPNTNVTLQTIRGTKVAVNQRTSDTISSSAASFNAIPMILEQLVCLQQQQLQQIQLTEQIRIQIAMMAPHALHPSIVAATDPLKALGAQMSQQLSAAVALIGQKAGSQSLSLESLKHGKLPHSNMVIPTAGSVASGLSSSFSLKPEANRSLPSSMSRFPNPLLPQSSSSVIFQNPLSAVSSVIDPSKKGKGKPPNISVSESKPNAEEPFFKHKCKFCGKVFGNDSALQIHLRSHTGERPYKCNICGNRFTTKGNLKVHFQRHKDKYPHIKMNPYPVPEHLDNVPTSSGIPYGMSVPLDESNLIVDSKPILTSLPTSVGTGLPQNISNLACIKESLANTFSSDMQPRPSPESEGGSSSSGAASHESGTEQSLSSPQASCSVSVFHVSGASEQGSETSKLQQLVENIDKSTTDPNECLICHRVLSCQSSLKMHYRTHTGERPFKCKICGRAFSTKGNLKTHYGVHRANTPLKMQHSCPICQKKFTNAVVLQQHIRMHMGGQIPNTPMPENTCDNTDVDPTVTEKNGDLTRPGENMESIEMEEDLDSQDGPSSSLKPPIPYDAQSESPGTAFSGIAALENQMKMVNSALNLQRQSSLKSSDNGSAESDGMTNDSSSVAGDPDYQNGRSPAASESASFQALSPTNSQSESIRSKSPGFNSQEDAGMGNKAEGPENHLAEMEGAGALDLTYGNIGRKVIKEEPGLHFPNGEYGRNSIHAAFVRAPPALIKMEMSSERPISTSHFIGPPTLSPGVPPLLVPRPKLCRPAKQHICTTCGKNFSSASALQIHERTHTGEKPFACTICGRAFTTKGNLKVHVGTHMWNNSARRGRRLSIDNPMALLGNDPKKVSEMFPKDIVPPSVNIDPTVWNQYAAVLSNGLAMKNNEISVIQSGGIPSLPVTIGGGSAINTATVSKIDGSQSGISSDMEKAGGAAADNVPKHQFPHFMEENKIAVS
- the SALL4 gene encoding sal-like protein 4 isoform X3; translation: MCPQTHMGSPQNAPGDGDGEMSSKRCRTEETNICEKCCAEFFDLSEFLEHKKNCTKNPPVLIMNDSEGTIPPEDFPGASTESFPNDRQDSQAAKDSQSKSCTGSVEKREGKVETEVVGGMYLKTEPTATHGLSYLPKSKVPNTNVTLQTIRGTKVAVNQRTSDTISSSAASFNAIPMILEQLVCLQQQQLQQIQLTEQIRIQIAMMAPHALHPSIVAATDPLKALGAQMSQQLSAAVALIGQKAGSQSLSLESLKHGKLPHSNMVIPTAGSVASGLSSSFSLKPEANRSLPSSMSRFPNPLLPQSSSSVIFQNPLSAVSSVIDPSKKGKGKPPNISVSESKPNAEEPFFKHKCKFCGKVFGNDSALQIHLRSHTGERPYKCNICGNRFTTKGNLKVHFQRHKDKYPHIKMNPYPVPEHLDNVPTSSGIPYGMSVPLDESNLIVDSKPILTSLPTSVGTGLPQNISNLACIKESLANTFSSDMQPRPSPESEGGSSSSGAASHESGTEQSLSSPQASCSVSVFHVSGASEQGSETSKLQQLVENIDKSTTDPNECLICHRVLSCQSSLKMHYRTHTGERPFKCKICGRAFSTKGNLKTHYGVHRANTPLKMQHSCPICQKKFTNAVVLQQHIRMHMGGQIPNTPMPENTCDNTDVDPTVTEKNGDLTRPGENMESIEMEEDLDSQDGPSSSLKPPIPYDAQSESPGTAFSGIAALENQMKMVNSALNLQRQSSLKSSDNGSAESDGMTNDSSSVAGDPDYQNGRSPAASESASFQALSPTNSQSESIRSKSPGFNSQEDAGMGNKAEGPENHLAEMEGAGALDLTYGNIGRKVIKEEPGLHFPNGEYGRNSIHAAFVRAPPALIKMEMSSERPISTSHFIGPPTLSPGVPPLLVPRPKLCRPAKQHICTTCGKNFSSASALQIHERTHTGEKPFACTICGRAFTTKGNLKVHVGTHMWNNSARRGRRLSIDNPMALLGNDPKKVSEMFPKDIVPPSVNIDPTVWNQYAAVLSNGLAMKNNEISVIQSGGIPSLPVTIGGGSAINTATVSKIDGSQSGISSDMEKAGGAAADNVPKHQFPHFMEENKIAVS
- the SALL4 gene encoding sal-like protein 4 isoform X2 → MSRRKQAKPQHINSEEEPPDAASGSPQNAPGDGDGEMSSKRCRTEETNICEKCCAEFFDLSEFLEHKKNCTKNPPVLIMNDSEGTIPPEDFPGASTESFPNDRQDSQAAKDSQSKSCTGSVEKREGKVETEVVGGMYLKTEPTATHGLSYLPKSKVPNTNVTLQTIRGTKVAVNQRTSDTISSSAASFNAIPMILEQLVCLQQQQLQQIQLTEQIRIQIAMMAPHALHPSIVAATDPLKALGAQMSQQLSAAVALIGQKAGSQSLSLESLKHGKLPHSNMVIPTAGSVASGLSSSFSLKPEANRSLPSSMSRFPNPLLPQSSSSVIFQNPLSAVSSVIDPSKKGKGKPPNISVSESKPNAEEPFFKHKCKFCGKVFGNDSALQIHLRSHTGERPYKCNICGNRFTTKGNLKVHFQRHKDKYPHIKMNPYPVPEHLDNVPTSSGIPYGMSVPLDESNLIVDSKPILTSLPTSVGTGLPQNISNLACIKESLANTFSSDMQPRPSPESEGGSSSSGAASHESGTEQSLSSPQASCSVSVFHVSGASEQGSETSKLQQLVENIDKSTTDPNECLICHRVLSCQSSLKMHYRTHTGERPFKCKICGRAFSTKGNLKTHYGVHRANTPLKMQHSCPICQKKFTNAVVLQQHIRMHMGGQIPNTPMPENTCDNTDVDPTVTEKNGDLTRPGENMESIEMEEDLDSQDGPSSSLKPPIPYDAQSESPGTAFSGIAALENQMKMVNSALNLQRQSSLKSSDNGSAESDGMTNDSSSVAGDPDYQNGRSPAASESASFQALSPTNSQSESIRSKSPGFNSQEDAGMGNKAEGPENHLAEMEGAGALDLTYGNIGRKVIKEEPGLHFPNGEYGRNSIHAAFVRAPPALIKMEMSSERPISTSHFIGPPTLSPGVPPLLVPRPKLCRPAKQHICTTCGKNFSSASALQIHERTHTGEKPFACTICGRAFTTKGNLKVHVGTHMWNNSARRGRRLSIDNPMALLGNDPKKVSEMFPKDIVPPSVNIDPTVWNQYAAVLSNGLAMKNNEISVIQSGGIPSLPVTIGGGSAINTATVSKIDGSQSGISSDMEKAGGAAADNVPKHQFPHFMEENKIAVS
- the SALL4 gene encoding sal-like protein 4 isoform X5, translated to MSRRKQAKPQHINSEEEPPDAASGKAQRSPQNAPGDGDGEMSSKRCRTEETNICEKCCAEFFDLSEFLEHKKNCTKNPPVLIMNDSEGTIPPEDFPGASTESFPNDRQDSQAAKDSQSKSCTGSVEKREGKVETEVVGGMYLKTEPTATHGLSYLPKSKVPNTNVTLQTIRGTKVAVNQRTSDTISSSAASFNAIPMILEQLVCLQQQQLQQIQLTEQIRIQIAMMAPHALHPSIVAATDPLKALGAQMSQQLSAAVALIGQKAGSQSLSLESLKHGKLPHSNMVIPTAGSVASGLSSSFSLKPEANRSLPSSMSRFPNPLLPQSSSSVIFQNPLSAVSSVIDPSKKGKGKPPNISVSESKPNAEEPFFKHKCKFCGKVFGNDSALQIHLRSHTGERPYKCNICGNRFTTKGNLKVHFQRHKDKYPHIKMNPYPVPEHLDNVPTSSGIPYGMSVPLDESNLIVDSKPILTSLPTSVGTGLPQNISNLACIKESLANTFSSDMQPRPSPESEGGSSSSGAASHESGTEQSLSSPQASCSVSVFHVSGASEQGSETSKLQQLVENIDKSTTDPNECLICHRVLSCQSSLKMHYRTHTGERPFKCKICGRAFSTKGNLKTHYGVHRANTPLKMQHSCPICQKKFTNAVVLQQHIRMHMGGQIPNTPMPENTCDNTDVDPTVTEKNGDLTRPGENMESIEMEEDLDSQDGPSSSLKPPIPYDAQSESPGTAFSGIAALENQMKMVNSALNLQRQSSLKSSDNGSAESDGMTNDSSSVAGDPDYQNGRSPAASESASFQALSPTNSQSESIRSKSPGFNSQEDAGMGNKAEGPENHLAEMEGAGALDLTYGNIGRKVIKEEPGLHFPNGEYGRNSIHAAFVRAPPALIKMEMSSERPISTSHFIGPPTLSPGVPPLLVPRPKLCRPAKQHICTTCGKNFSSASALQIHERTHTGEKPFACTICGRAFTTKGNLKVKVNKNM
- the SALL4 gene encoding sal-like protein 4 isoform X4; this translates as MSSKRCRTEETNICEKCCAEFFDLSEFLEHKKNCTKNPPVLIMNDSEGTIPPEDFPGASTESFPNDRQDSQAAKDSQSKSCTGSVEKREGKVETEVVGGMYLKTEPTATHGLSYLPKSKVPNTNVTLQTIRGTKVAVNQRTSDTISSSAASFNAIPMILEQLVCLQQQQLQQIQLTEQIRIQIAMMAPHALHPSIVAATDPLKALGAQMSQQLSAAVALIGQKAGSQSLSLESLKHGKLPHSNMVIPTAGSVASGLSSSFSLKPEANRSLPSSMSRFPNPLLPQSSSSVIFQNPLSAVSSVIDPSKKGKGKPPNISVSESKPNAEEPFFKHKCKFCGKVFGNDSALQIHLRSHTGERPYKCNICGNRFTTKGNLKVHFQRHKDKYPHIKMNPYPVPEHLDNVPTSSGIPYGMSVPLDESNLIVDSKPILTSLPTSVGTGLPQNISNLACIKESLANTFSSDMQPRPSPESEGGSSSSGAASHESGTEQSLSSPQASCSVSVFHVSGASEQGSETSKLQQLVENIDKSTTDPNECLICHRVLSCQSSLKMHYRTHTGERPFKCKICGRAFSTKGNLKTHYGVHRANTPLKMQHSCPICQKKFTNAVVLQQHIRMHMGGQIPNTPMPENTCDNTDVDPTVTEKNGDLTRPGENMESIEMEEDLDSQDGPSSSLKPPIPYDAQSESPGTAFSGIAALENQMKMVNSALNLQRQSSLKSSDNGSAESDGMTNDSSSVAGDPDYQNGRSPAASESASFQALSPTNSQSESIRSKSPGFNSQEDAGMGNKAEGPENHLAEMEGAGALDLTYGNIGRKVIKEEPGLHFPNGEYGRNSIHAAFVRAPPALIKMEMSSERPISTSHFIGPPTLSPGVPPLLVPRPKLCRPAKQHICTTCGKNFSSASALQIHERTHTGEKPFACTICGRAFTTKGNLKVHVGTHMWNNSARRGRRLSIDNPMALLGNDPKKVSEMFPKDIVPPSVNIDPTVWNQYAAVLSNGLAMKNNEISVIQSGGIPSLPVTIGGGSAINTATVSKIDGSQSGISSDMEKAGGAAADNVPKHQFPHFMEENKIAVS